Within Myxocyprinus asiaticus isolate MX2 ecotype Aquarium Trade chromosome 18, UBuf_Myxa_2, whole genome shotgun sequence, the genomic segment gctgttggtcctccacttGCCGCTAACCGTAATTACAATTTGTACTTTTCAGTTGTggcttgtgccacagtagaccttctgtcggttcggaccagatgggatagccttcgctGCCCTCGCGCATCAATGACACTTGGGCACTCAACACCCTGTCGCCCGTTTTtgttttgtccctcctcggaccactgttggtaggtactcaccactgctgactgggagcaccccacaagccttgccgtttcagagatgctctgacccagacgTTTGGCCACAACAATTTGACCCTTGTAAAAGTCACTCAGGTTTTTACTCCTgccccatttctcctgcattcaacacgttgacgagaactgattgttcgcttactatctaatttacccagaccttgacatgtggccttgttagatgatcaacattattcgcttcacctgggAGTGGTCATGTTTTGGCTCAGTGTATTTGCTTTGAAAAGACATACAAAAATCTTCTATAAAAGAAAATCCTAATCCACCTGGACTAACCAAATCAATGCACTTTTTGTTATTCCATCAGGTTTTCTAaaacacaaaatcacacaaaCTGCATGTCTAATTCCATCAAAGCCTCTTTCTTCAGAAATAGAAAGCAATGCCATTATGTTGGATTGAAaaatttattcacacattcaGCCGTCATTTCTCTTCAAACCTTGCTGTGCTGTAAACACTGATTGCCTTGGTCCTTCAGAACCTAACAGAGGTCTTTTTCATGGGGAGATACACACATatgtcgacacacacacacagttacagcAGCCAGGGACACAGTGATGTGGCTGGCTTTTTATGAAGTAATATTTAACACCAGTGTCCTTCAGGACACAAGGATAGTGTGTAGCAAGCAGTTTAACCCTCCATGGCTCCTGAGAGAGCACTGCACACACACTTATTCAATTTGTTAGGGCTGCTTCTTTTGATTTCCTGTCACAGTAAATTGTCATGACACAAATTCAGTCATATAATCTTAACTGAATACTGTTAGAAAAAAGCAACTGACAGGCGCAAAGtgattttaaaatagtaaagtTCCATGCAATTGTATTGAAATCAAATTCATTTATTGACATTGATTCCTGGCTTCAATTGTGAACAAAgacatttaaatacaacagttcATTAATGGGCTTACATTCATATACAGACTAGAGTAAATTACTATTGATAACACAGCCCAATTGAAAGCTTGATAGAAAAGATGTTCTTGTAAAATAGAACTTCATAAAAGCATAAAATGCATTTGTTAAAAGTactcctttattaaaaaaataaaaacagcttaaGTGCCTGAAGTACTACGTTTAAAGTGTCTAAAACAAGACTACATCTTAGTGCAAGAGTTTTGCCACATATTCACTAGAGAAGTCCTTGGAACCAGCTCTGCAGACACTTGAAGACACTTTTGTATACTTTCGCTTCATTTCCTGTAACTGAATAGAAAATGAAGGATATTCAAGCCTGAGAACAAACCTTTAACAATATAAATGGTTCATAATTTCCTAGGCAAATTCCTCTTACCTTGCATCCTTCAGTAACTTTTTCAAGCATGCGTACAATACCCTGCATCACAGGAGCTAAAGTTTCCTCCTCATACCCTGTGTAATGCTGCAGCATGGGGCTCTGCCAAACAATACATCTCAAGATGAAAAGGTTTACATTGTGCCCGTGGATTATATGGAATATTTTAATACTCCAATATGTGCTCTGTACAACATGTTACACACCCTTAGATTACTATGCATGTTCTATTTAGGGTCCAATAGACTCAAAAAGCCATTAACTTAAAAACAATGTGCCTGATTCTTAACCTCCTGTATTAAACAGAAGGTtaatgctgtaataaaatcagcCAAATTGGATTTTGGTCAGGTCAGAGGAacctatataaaataaaataaataaagtttaatttaccattttgtttttcatacGTCTCTGTGACTCCAAACACAAGTCTTTTACAGTTTATGGTTCACAGACAAAAACTGAAGTCAGAGTGACAACATTATAAAGGCCTCACCCACTCCCCAGAGCCAAGAATCCTGTGAGAAGATGCAAATGCAGCGGCCGCAATGCAGGAGGGAGTTACATGAACCATCTCATAATCCAGCACAGCAAGCTCCATAAGGAATGTGGCTAGCTCATACTCCTTCTCACTAGCCTGGCATTGAGCAAAAAGAAAGGGTGAATGAATGTGTGGGGTTTTGTAAGCctaagtgagaaaaaaaaaaaaaaaaaaaaaaaatctgccattcCATTGGCCCATGCTACtaaaaaaagaaatctgcccatccctagtttaaaTACGATATTGTGGTGCTTCATGTGTGCTcattttgtaaatacatttattttgatgtGGCTTGAAGGCAGCAACAATTCTACCACAAAGACCACGCAGAACAGTAAGTAATTCAGCTAGAAAAACATTAGTACGTTTAATCTTTAGCACATAATTCAGATACAGTAGCATAACTTACTTGGCCAACCTTGCAAGCCCTCTGGAGAAAGTGAACAGGAACTGGTCTTCCAAGGCTATAATCTAACTTCTTTAGAATGATTCTCTCCATTCTGCATATGTCTCCACCGGTGTAAGCACTGTCCGTCACAAATGCAAAGTCTCCCACTGTGGGTGGGTAGATCTCTTCATACTTGGAAGCAATCAACATTGCAGTCACACAGACCAACTGCAAATGCTTCTTGGGCAATGGGTTATTCTTTAAAAAGAGAGGATCAGGTCTGAATGGGTTCACATGAGGAATTGTGTCCTACCATAAGTGACTGTCGACATGCATCAAAAATGTGATTTAGCTGCCAAACACATTCATGGCCCTAAAGTGCAATGCTACATTGAGATCCACTAGCCACATATTGCCATATTGAAGGGGTGAATTTTGAAGAGGTCCAACCTGCAGGAAACTGTCAATAATGTTGACAGTCATAAACAAGGTCTCCTGTCGCAGCTTGAACTCTCTCTGCACCTGCATGAGCCAGTCGATGGCAACAGCACGCATCACACCGGTCACCTCTTGGCCCTCCAAGTAACATGGTCTGATGGCCATGGTAGCCTACATTAGAGATAATGCATTCAAGTAGGATGATTAAAATTGTGCATAAACCTTTATACACTAAACCTTAAATCACAGAAATGTATCATAATAAACTATTGCCATAAAGCACCATTAGCATATGCATGACAACAGACTGTGTCAGTCATTGAATTAAATGAAGTCATCTCAAACTCAAATGTTCAAAGCTAAACATTTatcccctttaaagggatagttcacccaaaaatgaaatgtctcACAATTTACCcactttcatgccatccaagatgtgtacgactttcttctacTTAACGCAAAGATTTTTAaacgaatatttcagctctgtaggtccacacaatgcaaatgaatggttacctttggagctccaaaaatcccataaaggcagcatatgaTTCTAGTGGTTTAATAtgcatcttctgaagcaatgtaatcattttgggtgagaaacagatacattaagtaattttttttactataaatactttcagaatgtgaaagtggagatttatggtacaaaaggacttgaatattgatcagtttctaacccacacctattatatcgcttatgAAGGTATGGATTGAACCagtgaagtcatatggattacttttattctgccctTATAgaaattttggagcttgaaaggcctggtcaccattcacttgcattgtaaagaccaacagagctaaaatattcttaaaatctgtGTTCTGATGAAAAAagcaaatcatacacatctgggatggcatgaatgtgatgtgcccttcaagtggactcGGATATATCGTAATTACAAGTTCCAAGCACATGAATAACCCAGTGATGTCGTACTTACGAGTGGGGAAACTCAATTCTAGATAATACCTAAGTTGCCGAGTTGGGACTTTGGAAGCGCCATGTTGACAGGAAAGATGATAGAAACGAacgattttgcaaaattatttgaaCTTCCgtactttaaaatattattttgctgTATATGACAGTCAACTAGTTACTCACACTTCACGGTTAGTTTTAAGCAAATTAACTAATTATTTGTTAGATACCATACATTAACAAGTTGCGTATGAGTGATACATGTAATTCACTTATGTTTATTCACCGGTAcaacagaaaatgagcttttgctgtcattcattgtgtatttgtgGAGTTTGGCTTcttattttgtttcccacttgaatgaGTGTCATGTCTTAGTAACGAATGCCCAACTTGGAGGTACGAGCTTCCAaggtccacttgaaggcagcatgagtaaattgagaatttttatttttgggtgaactatccctcaagAGATTAAATAATTTATGGTGTGTACAGAGTATATGATCTCAGATGAGATCATGATATGTGACtggaaaaatgtgtgtgttgggGGTTATGATGGGacataaaacattttgaatattggTAATGAACATTGTACAGGATTTCTAAATGTGGGGGGAACTTGTTAGAATGGTTACTACACCCAACTTCTCACCTCGAGCTGTCGCAGATAACTGTAGATATCTTGCACATATTCACTGCACATTTGAGCATCAACAGCATCTGCAGAGTCTACATCTTGGATGTCGAGCAACAAGCTGGAGAAAGCTTGAGGAGCACTACCCTGCTTTTGAGGTTCCACTGAGTCCAAAGAAACAGTCTCTATCTCAGGTGTGTGTGTAACCAAATGCTGGGAGAATAGATTGGAATAGAACCATTACAGACAAGCATTAGGACCTTGTGtctaaatgttatgtttaaagtTCAACCTGAAATTTTAAATTCACAAACTTTTAATGAAgcttaaatcattataaaaagaTATTTATTAGACAATTAATTTCAGCAAACCTAAGAGATCTGAATCTACACAGAAACTTGATTTTACCTTGACCGTTTCACACTGCACAGAGGTATTCTTATCCTTCTCTGCTGGATGAGCTTTGGGTGCTGCATTGTCCTTTTTCAGACCTGCAGTCCTTCCTTTCTAATAAAGAAGAGCATAATTTCACGAATACTCAATAGCCGTCTTTTAACACTGGGTATGAAAGAAAGACTTTTGCAATAAACAGTTAATCTCGTTACCTTTGGTATATCTGCACCTTTATTAGGCCCAGTCAGATTAGATGCATTTCCTAATGGGACCCTGGATCTGAGAAAATATGGCCCTGCAGGGGCTTTTTCGTTCAGCAATGCATTTCTTGAGTTTGCCTATACACAAAGAACAAATGTAACAAACATTAGGTCTAAATGACTGTTTTTATTacacctacatttatttttctatttttagaTAAATTGTTACTTGATATGCAAGACTGCTTACGCGTGTGATTCGTGGTGACATTGTTTTTTCCCccgaaaaaaaagaaagaaagaaaaaaaaactatatcacgaataaagtaaaatataatctaaagtTTATAAGCGAACATCCGCTTTTGAGCGACGCTCCAGCTAGTTAACATGATTGACAGCACCTGCGTTTTACCTGAATCATAAATTAAGGTTCGTTAcctcatatataaaaaaaaaaagctttttcccCTGCTTGTTTACCTAACGCGCATGTGCGTTCAATTCattttcaatttaaagtactttattagcatgaatGTGTTtccatacaatattgccaaagcagtaATACACAatacagataatgacaagacagaaactaataataaaacagtaacaaataacaagcGTTCATTtagcgttctcgagttgattgacagtcgATGggtgtatctaaaaggtgattggctcttaaggcgggacttcctttatgcattcgttgaccgttgggctttccaatttctcccattcgttttaatagaagtggcccgtctctgctaaatactctctggtGCGACACACTGAGCGCTCGTGAGATGCAATGCGCGTGGCACAAATGTCAAACTTCGACAATATTTTCTACTGACTGAAAAAAGTTTCTTCTAAATGTCAAACATTGTATAGATTTGttattaacaaattttttttttataaatatgagtAGGCTTTTGAAGTATGCTTAATGTTATTTTGTTATAACCGTTAGCTATATTCGTTACATTTCACATTCGTATGTGCAAATTTACCAGTAGCCTCTTTTTTCTGTTCACAAAAAAGTATATGGAAACTATATACTATAGAGACTATTATAATGATTAGGCCCACTAAcagaaaaactatttttttgtgaaatgtcaaaaaacacgtattaatagtattattttattagtagtagttgtggtaatagtaatagtagtatcctttgtttacttgttgtttgtgaaaaaatcttattaaaaaataaaattataatgggCCTCACTTGTCCATCAAAATATGTTGAAGAGGAAAATgctgagattttttttaaatgtcaaaaaatatatgtattattattattattatagtagtagtagtagtagtagtattagtagtagtaatatcctatgtttaattgtattaaaaccCCTGGTTACTTTTTGTTGTTTATGGATAAAAAATCTTAttaaaaaccaataaaaaaaaaatacaaatgattaagGAATGTTCAAGAAATCAGCCTCACCTGTCCATCAAAATACTATGAAGAGGAAAATGGAAATCACAAAGAGTCTTTGGCACACTCTGGGTTTTGTCTGCCTGAATTGAATTGATACATTTAGCTGATGCTTGTCCACTAAGTACTGTAAAGTGTcactgtggcagggtggagggtggggctgggcgtgatgctgcacaccccgcccctaatcaggctaatcaagccctccagagggataaaggtgaccggaggcggcagttccagagagagagagttacggacagctgcccggcatgtgtttgtgtttgtctttttgtttaagtttattattaaattattatttatactgtcaagccggttctcgcctcctcctttcccttttacctcgttacactggtgccgaaaaccaGGAAGGaagagggatgcgccgtagtagagtcctcgccactaccatccaccccaacggagcagccgcggtcatccgccgggggatggaggagcccggccgcctgagagcggaggaatggccgccgaacgcaaggggaggaggggctcctagccaaCCGCCaggagcggtcagggccgctgccaggggtggaggagacccctaccagctgcTAAAACGCAACGGGGTCGAGAGGACTGCCGACCGCGAGCGAAGAGGGGCTCCTGGCCAACCGCCTGGAGCATGAGAACCTCTGCCAGGGGCAGGGGAGACCCCTTCTGTCCACCGAAAACACGgcggggcgttccatccaccaggggccggaggactgcctccaatcCGCCTGGGGAGGTGCGGCTgttgtccactagagggtggaggagtggccgaggaccaagcTACGGCGTttcggagaaccggcgagtacattttttttttctctctctctcttctctctctctcctctctctctcccgctgtcactctgtgttggcctttccctctcattttttttgttgttgttttttccctccccttgtcaccctcccaggtccAAAGAGGCAGGGCCAGGAAGGCACGCACACCCCGGAAAGGGTCTTGGGCTGCAGCCTTAAAAACCCCCTTATTCTGGCTGAAatattcagttcttttgttgtgtATTTTAATGCAGCATTTGTTGTCTTTGTATATGTCCTTAATTAAATCATAAACCTGTCCTCCTATTCCACTCTGAATCAGTTTTAGGAAGAGTCCGTTATGCCAAACCGAATCAAAGGCTTTTTGAAGAAGAGCGGGTTACACCGAACTCTGTTCGGTTCTAGTCCACTGTAATCAGACAGCAGCATCTCTGGGTTCTCTCATGATCATCTCTTTCTCTTCTTATTTTTGTTACTTCTGCTGGATATATTATCTtcagctcctcttcatttttgaaaaatgctaCTGCCTAAggccgtgtgtccaccaaagcatTTTTTCCTGAGaccattaatttttttcaattgtttgcaaTGGGAGCACCGCATATTTAAAAAAGCCAGGAGCACGACGAGGCGCTGAGTGTCTATTCCACACTGAGTGCTGCGCACTTGGCTTTTTTCTGGTCGCCGAGAGTTTAAATTTTTTAACACAAACTATCTGCGAAATTAGGTACTTGcaaccagtggcgatttctcagggccagcaaagccttctctgctggtgtaacatgcctaataaattcatattttttcatcctttcattctcattgacctttttgcataTGTAATTTCAATCGTTTGCCACTCccaattcatctacaaatgaatagcaaaaacaaaaaaatgtatccaatcagaatttattcctcgatgcttacaagcaaagtgtgacaactgtttcacaaatcgcatgcccgaagctgagatccttagccgaagcagcgcgtgagactgtgctccaccctgtcaggcctttagaatttccacagaatcccacaacactgcaagtgaataggcatctaatgtcagactgacaaattcatcagccaatcagattgatttatttgttcttgtggttgtggtctttaggatatgtcccagtccaggccttctagctggctttgagtgacgcaatcacgctttaagtgatgtacgtaatttgaaagcgaagagcacgagatgctgacgagtcggctgtcatcactgctagtattgctgttgagaaagagatccttatgaatttaaaaacctgagattttctgcatgatcgtgcgattgattaattaaacaggaaatgaggactgattttcacttcaagcaaattggtaagtgctttttgcattgttgtagaaacatcaggagttttcaaagtgtaaattaggctgctggagcactCAGTGTCGgattaagttttgaaaagtaatcatGTACCCCggcgaaacaaaatttattgcaagcaatatttaaatcgcaaatattattagagagctttttctttgtattagacctccttggttctggctttcgtgcatggacgtgtttttaaaatttcaatgGTATTATTCGTTATTATTAGCATACTGTATGATGggcatacagtgtcttattcattgtcaaactgtgttttcttaatggcatgaatcgcactgaaggcctagacttaaaatgcatgggccatgGCTGCTTGCAACACATTACTTCTGTGGATATTCTGTATCATAGCAACCAAAGCATCTCAGCTGAAAAAATGCTAAGCCTCCATAGCGCTCTCAAGCGCTCCCAGCTGGGCGTTTTCAGAAGAGTGCCTGGCATTTTAAGCTGGTTGACACGCTTTGGTTGACACACGGCCCAAGCTGTGATCaacagttcccttacgactcagtacacttgatatTGCGTAGCTACGCatatgggagtgccttcttacatgactgtagagccgaggagggtggggccgggctggaatgagacacacccggtcctcaatcagcctgatggggcgcgcgagggataaaggcggccggggacgacagttcgagtgagagagaattgcaggcagctgtactgtgtggttttgtgtttgtttaagttgtttattaaattattatttaagttgttcaagccggttctcgcctcctcctttccactgaacccccttacactggtgccgaaacccgggaaggaggagggattcccatcgcagagtcctcgacactgccgtccacccaggggagc encodes:
- the LOC127455838 gene encoding G2/mitotic-specific cyclin-B1-like → MSPRITRANSRNALLNEKAPAGPYFLRSRVPLGNASNLTGPNKGADIPKKGRTAGLKKDNAAPKAHPAEKDKNTSVQCETVKHLVTHTPEIETVSLDSVEPQKQGSAPQAFSSLLLDIQDVDSADAVDAQMCSEYVQDIYSYLRQLEATMAIRPCYLEGQEVTGVMRAVAIDWLMQVQREFKLRQETLFMTVNIIDSFLQNNPLPKKHLQLVCVTAMLIASKYEEIYPPTVGDFAFVTDSAYTGGDICRMERIILKKLDYSLGRPVPVHFLQRACKVGQASEKEYELATFLMELAVLDYEMVHVTPSCIAAAAFASSHRILGSGEWSPMLQHYTGYEEETLAPVMQGIVRMLEKVTEGCKLQEMKRKYTKVSSSVCRAGSKDFSSEYVAKLLH